In one window of Streptomyces kaniharaensis DNA:
- a CDS encoding carboxymuconolactone decarboxylase family protein, producing the protein MNTPTNSAETRQDRFDRGMEVLTRVDGEAGQRVVDSLADISPELAHQIVSWGFGEIYHRPGLAPRDRQLVTLGMLTALGGCKPQLDVHINAALNVGLTPEEIVEALLHSSAYCGFPKALNATFVAKKVFGERGLLPVTAD; encoded by the coding sequence ATGAACACCCCCACGAACAGCGCCGAGACCCGCCAGGACCGCTTCGACCGCGGCATGGAGGTGCTCACCCGCGTCGACGGCGAGGCCGGGCAGCGGGTGGTCGACTCGCTGGCCGACATCAGCCCCGAGCTCGCCCACCAGATCGTCTCGTGGGGCTTCGGCGAGATCTATCACCGGCCCGGACTGGCGCCGCGCGACCGGCAGTTGGTGACCCTGGGCATGCTCACCGCGCTCGGCGGCTGCAAGCCCCAGCTGGACGTCCACATCAACGCCGCCCTCAACGTCGGCCTCACCCCCGAGGAGATCGTCGAGGCACTGCTGCACTCCTCCGCCTACTGCGGGTTCCCCAAGGCCCTCAATGCCACCTTCGTCGCCAAGAAGGTCTTCGGCGAGCGCGGCCTCCTGCCGGTCACGGCCGACTGA